One genomic window of Evansella cellulosilytica DSM 2522 includes the following:
- a CDS encoding ATP-binding protein, translating to MRRNILVSLISFITCLLLFSVIVQASSDENENVVSLFDNTKRIQLEEHISIFADINNAYTIDDIRSSSFEGTFELNQESIPNYGYTDTVYWVKVHLRNQSSKDIWLLEIDNATLDYLSLYFPETAYENAYVSETGDLLPFDNREVNHRNFVYRLQLEENNITTLYLRFESEGAMQLPITLWHQDAFIEKSQLEYALLGIFFGILSIMALYNLFLFFSLRHWSYLFYVLFIASNIFIHLSFTGTAYQYIWPEQSWWNNRAIVLFMLISNIFGYLFAKSFLEMRKVIPGLNSIFNYLIFCNFVIIFLLFYSYSLALNLVVISSGVTVLLMIWAGISCYRKGYQPAKYFLLAWHISFIGTIISLLADAGFLPIYFVTKYAWQITASIEFLLFSFALADKINMMKKEKEQAEQEVIKSNLRALENLKKTDKLKDEFLAMTSHELRTPLHGMIGIAETMYDGATGKMTQSMKKHLSMIISSGKRLSHLINDILDFSILKNDAMNLHLKKVHLKELVDVVIIMSQSLLNEKNIRIINEIDTNIRPVLGDENRLQQVFFNLIGNAIKYTERGTVVISAEEDGKMLQVHITDSGIGISADQIDTIFDAFNRGGNNSEEQSGTGLGLNITKKLIEAHGGNISVVSQEGKGSTFSFLIPLFQEVGFKEAKEEVSATLFSEQHSKYSHHIDDETLMIDNKGKNIKILIADDERVNLQLLSNHLSLQGYYVDTAKDGDEVLHKVESGNYHLLILDMMMPRKSGYEVCQQLRKRFSLLELPVLILTAKNQEYDKVTAFDSGANDYIVKPCEKRELLSRTKTLIELSLAVRKIKEQMRELDDVNQRLLQINDELEGKVRERTVALKEVNDELLKANEDLIKLQNARTHMLSNISHEFGTPVTFLQSYIQSVRAGIIEANDAHYLKSVENKVNMLNRLIEDLYDISKLESGDITLMTKERNLHEWINQMYDKFETDVTRRKITLHKPVFTGNEEQDIRIDIDNDRMDQVFTNIIYNAIKHTNEGGDIWINVVVKDRQEVMIEIKDNGHGIKESDLPFVFERFFKGEKVINGKIGTGLGLAISKEIIHHHNGEISVKSTEGNGAIFCISLPIVD from the coding sequence ATCTTCAAAAGACATTTGGTTGCTAGAAATCGATAATGCTACGTTAGACTATTTATCGTTATATTTCCCAGAAACAGCTTATGAAAATGCCTATGTAAGTGAAACAGGTGATTTACTTCCTTTTGACAATAGAGAAGTAAACCATCGTAATTTCGTTTATCGATTACAATTAGAAGAAAATAATATTACAACATTATATTTAAGGTTTGAATCTGAAGGTGCGATGCAACTTCCAATAACTCTTTGGCATCAAGATGCTTTTATTGAAAAAAGCCAACTTGAATATGCTTTATTAGGTATATTTTTCGGCATATTATCTATTATGGCATTATATAATCTATTTTTATTTTTTTCTTTAAGACATTGGAGCTATTTATTTTACGTTTTATTTATTGCCTCGAACATTTTTATACACTTGTCCTTTACTGGTACGGCATATCAGTACATTTGGCCAGAACAAAGTTGGTGGAATAACCGTGCCATCGTGTTATTTATGCTAATCTCAAATATATTCGGGTATTTGTTTGCAAAAAGCTTTTTAGAAATGAGAAAGGTGATACCAGGATTAAATAGTATATTTAATTATTTGATTTTCTGCAATTTTGTCATTATATTCCTACTTTTTTACTCCTATAGTTTAGCATTAAACCTTGTTGTAATAAGCTCAGGAGTAACAGTTTTATTAATGATTTGGGCCGGTATTTCCTGTTATCGTAAAGGGTATCAACCTGCAAAGTATTTTCTTTTAGCTTGGCACATTTCTTTTATAGGGACTATTATTTCATTGCTAGCAGATGCTGGGTTTCTTCCAATTTATTTCGTTACGAAATATGCATGGCAAATTACAGCTTCTATTGAATTTTTACTTTTTTCATTTGCTTTAGCCGATAAAATAAACATGATGAAAAAAGAGAAGGAACAAGCTGAGCAAGAGGTAATAAAAAGTAATTTAAGAGCGTTAGAAAATTTAAAGAAAACAGATAAATTAAAGGATGAATTTTTAGCAATGACGTCCCATGAGCTAAGGACGCCGCTTCATGGCATGATCGGTATTGCGGAAACGATGTATGATGGAGCTACAGGGAAAATGACGCAGTCGATGAAAAAACACTTGAGTATGATTATATCTAGTGGTAAAAGGCTGTCACATTTAATTAACGATATTTTAGACTTCTCTATATTGAAAAATGACGCTATGAATCTTCATTTGAAGAAGGTTCACTTAAAGGAGCTTGTTGATGTTGTTATTATCATGAGTCAATCTTTACTTAACGAGAAAAATATAAGAATAATAAATGAAATAGATACTAATATACGGCCTGTGTTAGGGGATGAAAATAGGCTACAGCAAGTATTTTTTAATTTAATAGGAAACGCCATTAAATACACAGAACGCGGGACAGTTGTCATAAGTGCGGAAGAAGATGGAAAAATGCTTCAAGTTCATATAACAGATTCAGGAATTGGAATTTCTGCCGATCAAATAGATACGATATTTGATGCCTTTAATAGAGGGGGAAATAACTCAGAAGAGCAGAGTGGAACAGGGTTAGGTTTGAATATTACAAAAAAGCTAATAGAAGCACACGGTGGAAATATATCCGTTGTATCACAGGAAGGAAAAGGTTCTACTTTTTCTTTTTTAATACCTCTATTTCAAGAGGTTGGTTTTAAAGAGGCTAAAGAAGAAGTAAGTGCAACTCTGTTCTCAGAGCAACATTCTAAGTATAGTCACCATATCGATGACGAAACGTTAATGATTGATAATAAAGGAAAGAATATAAAAATATTAATTGCTGATGACGAACGAGTAAATCTCCAGCTATTGTCAAACCATTTATCATTACAAGGGTATTACGTCGATACTGCTAAGGACGGAGATGAGGTATTACACAAAGTGGAAAGTGGTAATTATCACTTACTCATATTAGATATGATGATGCCAAGAAAGTCTGGATATGAAGTTTGTCAGCAATTAAGGAAGAGATTTTCTTTACTAGAGCTACCTGTTTTAATTCTTACAGCTAAAAATCAAGAATATGATAAGGTAACAGCATTTGATTCCGGTGCAAATGACTATATCGTAAAACCTTGTGAAAAAAGAGAGCTTCTTTCAAGGACAAAAACATTAATAGAATTGAGTCTCGCAGTTCGAAAAATAAAAGAGCAAATGAGAGAACTTGATGATGTTAATCAGAGGCTACTACAAATAAACGACGAACTAGAAGGGAAAGTGAGAGAGAGAACTGTTGCCTTAAAAGAGGTAAATGATGAATTGCTGAAAGCGAATGAGGATTTAATTAAATTACAAAACGCTAGGACGCATATGCTATCAAATATTTCACATGAATTTGGCACACCTGTCACTTTTCTACAGAGCTATATTCAGTCAGTGAGAGCCGGAATTATTGAAGCGAATGACGCACACTACTTAAAATCTGTCGAGAATAAGGTAAATATGTTAAATAGATTAATTGAAGATTTATATGATATCTCTAAGCTTGAGTCAGGTGATATCACACTAATGACAAAGGAACGCAATTTACATGAATGGATAAATCAAATGTACGATAAATTTGAAACGGATGTGACAAGGCGGAAAATTACACTCCATAAACCAGTTTTTACAGGTAATGAGGAGCAAGATATACGAATTGACATTGATAATGACCGTATGGATCAAGTTTTTACTAACATCATTTATAATGCGATTAAGCATACAAATGAAGGCGGCGATATTTGGATTAATGTTGTGGTGAAGGATAGGCAAGAGGTTATGATAGAAATTAAGGATAATGGACATGGAATAAAAGAAAGTGACTTACCATTTGTATTTGAGAGATTTTTTAAAGGAGAAAAAGTGATAAATGGAAAGATTGGAACAGGACTAGGGCTAGCAATATCAAAAGAAATTATTCATCACCATAATGGAGAAATATCAGTTAAAAGTACAGAGGGAAATGGCGCAATCTTTTGTATCTCGTTACCTATCGTAGACTAA
- a CDS encoding response regulator transcription factor has protein sequence MKEKVLIIEDDEDIRELTALYLKKHSYEVFTAKDGYEGINIVQNNNPHLVLLDILLPGMKGYEICQKIRMLSEAPIIFLSCKRDIRDKVKGLDAGADDYLTKPFDFTELEARIKANLRRSKMNANRNEPKRVFSCGNLEIDLDSYDVFNKGNKVSLYTKELQLLMLLVENKNHVFSAEKIYDQIWGIDHCGDLKTVMVHISNLRRKIEENPSKPKLIKTVRGFGYKFSTADEDIKG, from the coding sequence ATGAAAGAAAAAGTGTTAATCATTGAGGATGACGAAGATATTAGAGAATTGACTGCATTATACTTAAAAAAGCATTCGTATGAAGTTTTTACTGCGAAAGACGGCTATGAGGGAATTAATATCGTACAAAATAATAATCCCCATCTAGTTTTATTAGACATACTTTTACCCGGAATGAAAGGGTATGAGATTTGTCAAAAAATTAGAATGCTTTCAGAAGCACCCATTATATTTTTAAGTTGTAAAAGGGATATAAGAGATAAAGTAAAGGGATTAGATGCGGGCGCTGATGATTATTTAACGAAGCCGTTTGATTTTACGGAGCTTGAAGCAAGAATAAAAGCAAATTTACGACGTAGTAAAATGAATGCAAATCGCAATGAACCAAAGCGTGTTTTTTCATGTGGAAATCTAGAAATAGATTTAGATAGTTATGATGTTTTCAATAAAGGGAATAAAGTTTCGTTATACACAAAGGAGCTACAACTTTTAATGCTACTAGTTGAAAACAAAAATCATGTGTTTAGTGCTGAAAAAATCTATGATCAAATTTGGGGCATTGATCATTGTGGCGATTTAAAAACCGTCATGGTACATATTAGTAACTTACGTCGTAAAATCGAGGAAAATCCATCAAAGCCAAAATTAATTAAAACGGTGAGAGGTTTCGGGTATAAATTCAGTACTGCTGACGAGGACATTAAAGGATAG
- a CDS encoding anti-repressor SinI family protein produces MKMVAVDEEWKGLLKEARDLGLTPKDIRIFLAKKSYEKKVHS; encoded by the coding sequence ATGAAGATGGTGGCAGTAGATGAGGAGTGGAAAGGTTTATTGAAGGAAGCGAGAGATTTGGGGTTAACGCCAAAAGATATTAGAATATTTTTGGCGAAAAAAAGCTATGAAAAAAAAGTACATAGTTGA
- a CDS encoding methyl-accepting chemotaxis protein: MKKRKHLIMLYITAFIFFLSIAVHVLHRHFHFLEGYFLSHHNHSSHSFSIPLNILVVIPFIFLLTSVILYYKNKEHQQISLFIMLSLTLSSISLIAGGDGLVEYHFSIFMVLAVLAYYESIRLIIFSTIIFAIQHFGGYLVAPELITGTADYPFSLLLIHAVFLIFTSSVLIIQINIRNQYVKELTKKEEEQRDVLEKVTTKLTSTSKDVLQSIEQLNLGVKESVAATGEITNSIHTITEGATEQLQVARVSYNSIEDVSSDIQLIREQMRRSKDSSSSTRSLAQSGSKSMINTEGQMKDISNAVQQMNEVVDRLQERSSKIQQSVTYMSDIAEQTNLLALNAAIEAARAGESGRGFAVVADEVRKLADQSGHYAHHVASIIEDLLKETQEISIVMSETTQQVMEGADQLSSTGEVFEKIVAQTEVVHHDIGASFKMCQSIVEKVETLKASINEMTDVSEEYKASSENMSATAEEQLATYENFTDTTTQLKDMMEELDAIVASFTKKT, translated from the coding sequence ATGAAAAAAAGAAAGCATCTGATAATGCTTTACATTACGGCCTTTATCTTTTTTCTTTCCATTGCTGTTCATGTATTACACCGTCATTTCCACTTTTTAGAAGGGTATTTCTTGTCTCACCACAATCATTCATCACATAGTTTTTCTATTCCTTTAAATATTTTAGTAGTTATTCCTTTTATTTTCTTATTAACTAGCGTAATTTTATATTATAAGAATAAAGAGCATCAGCAAATTTCGTTATTCATTATGCTCTCATTAACATTGAGTAGCATATCACTTATTGCTGGTGGTGATGGTTTAGTTGAATACCATTTCTCGATTTTTATGGTGTTAGCTGTGTTAGCATACTACGAAAGCATTCGTTTAATTATTTTCAGTACTATTATTTTTGCTATTCAGCACTTTGGCGGATACCTTGTTGCACCTGAGTTGATTACCGGCACAGCTGATTATCCTTTTAGTCTTTTGCTCATTCATGCTGTATTTTTAATATTTACAAGTAGTGTTCTTATCATCCAAATTAATATTAGAAATCAATATGTAAAAGAATTAACGAAAAAGGAAGAAGAGCAAAGAGATGTTTTAGAGAAGGTTACGACTAAATTAACAAGTACATCAAAGGACGTTTTACAAAGCATTGAACAACTAAACTTAGGTGTAAAGGAATCAGTTGCTGCTACTGGTGAAATAACAAATTCAATTCATACCATTACCGAAGGGGCTACAGAGCAACTGCAAGTTGCTAGAGTTAGCTATAACTCAATAGAGGACGTTTCTTCTGATATACAACTTATTAGGGAACAAATGAGACGTTCAAAGGACTCTTCAAGTAGCACGCGATCACTTGCACAATCTGGATCAAAAAGTATGATAAATACGGAGGGCCAAATGAAGGACATTTCAAATGCAGTACAACAAATGAACGAAGTTGTCGATCGACTACAAGAGCGTTCTTCCAAAATTCAGCAATCGGTCACTTATATGTCTGACATTGCAGAGCAAACAAATCTATTAGCTCTCAATGCAGCTATCGAAGCTGCCCGAGCTGGTGAATCAGGAAGAGGCTTTGCTGTAGTTGCAGATGAAGTTAGAAAGTTAGCCGATCAATCTGGTCATTATGCTCACCATGTTGCGAGCATTATAGAAGATTTATTAAAGGAAACGCAAGAGATTAGTATCGTTATGTCCGAAACGACGCAACAAGTAATGGAAGGTGCAGACCAATTATCATCTACAGGTGAGGTCTTTGAAAAAATCGTTGCTCAAACGGAAGTCGTCCACCATGATATAGGCGCTTCCTTTAAAATGTGTCAATCAATAGTAGAGAAAGTAGAAACGCTAAAAGCATCCATCAATGAAATGACAGATGTTTCAGAAGAATATAAAGCGAGTTCGGAGAATATGTCTGCTACAGCTGAAGAACAATTAGCAACGTATGAGAATTTTACCGACACGACTACACAATTAAAAGATATGATGGAAGAACTCGATGCCATTGTTGCTAGCTTTACAAAAAAAACTTAA
- a CDS encoding alpha/beta hydrolase produces the protein MKHVFKKGEAGNQNTLLLLHGTGGDEHDLIPISEMIDPGAAVLSVRGNVDENGMNRFFRRLAEGVFDEEDLINRTKELKDFVDQAAEQYEFERKHVVAVGYSNGANIAGSLLYHYEKSLKGAALLHPMVPRRGIDIPSLQGISVFIGAGANDPICPPEETKELDKTLSEAGAAVDVFWANQGHQLTREEIDQVKAWYEKNM, from the coding sequence ATGAAACATGTGTTTAAAAAAGGAGAAGCTGGTAATCAGAACACTTTGTTACTATTACATGGTACTGGCGGAGATGAACATGATTTGATACCAATTTCGGAAATGATTGACCCTGGTGCTGCTGTATTAAGTGTAAGGGGTAATGTCGATGAGAACGGCATGAATCGTTTTTTTCGAAGACTTGCAGAAGGAGTATTCGATGAAGAAGATTTAATAAACCGAACGAAGGAATTAAAAGATTTCGTTGATCAAGCAGCAGAGCAGTATGAATTTGAGCGTAAACACGTCGTTGCTGTAGGATATTCCAACGGAGCAAATATCGCTGGAAGCCTGCTTTATCATTATGAAAAATCGTTAAAGGGAGCGGCACTATTGCATCCGATGGTTCCGCGTCGTGGTATTGACATTCCTTCGCTACAAGGAATTTCTGTCTTTATTGGGGCTGGTGCAAATGACCCTATTTGTCCACCAGAAGAAACAAAGGAGCTAGATAAGACTCTTTCTGAAGCGGGAGCAGCAGTAGACGTGTTTTGGGCAAATCAAGGACATCAGCTGACGAGAGAAGAGATAGATCAAGTGAAAGCATGGTATGAAAAAAATATGTAG
- a CDS encoding flavin reductase family protein, whose translation MVSINPHSLSKKENYSMLTSAILPRPIAFVTSISTEGVVNAAPFSFFNVVSSEPPLISLSIGRKNGIMKDTSRNILDGKEFVVHVTDEENVEAANQAAANLPPDESEVKRGGLSLIDSIRVKTPGLKEAAVRMECMLEKHLVFQEDTTITDFIIGRVVQYHIADSVYKEGKIDVKKLKPVARLGGKDYTKLGDLFSLERP comes from the coding sequence ATGGTAAGTATAAACCCACATTCCTTAAGTAAAAAAGAGAACTATAGTATGTTAACAAGCGCTATTTTACCTAGACCTATTGCTTTTGTGACATCTATATCAACTGAAGGCGTAGTTAACGCAGCACCATTTAGTTTTTTTAATGTCGTTTCATCTGAGCCACCACTAATATCATTATCGATTGGCCGGAAAAATGGAATAATGAAGGACACATCCCGAAACATTTTGGATGGGAAAGAGTTTGTTGTACATGTTACCGATGAAGAAAACGTAGAAGCTGCAAATCAAGCTGCTGCAAACCTGCCTCCCGATGAAAGCGAAGTGAAGAGGGGAGGACTTTCCCTTATCGATAGTATTCGAGTAAAGACACCAGGGTTAAAGGAAGCAGCTGTGAGAATGGAATGTATGCTCGAAAAGCATCTTGTCTTTCAAGAAGATACTACGATAACCGATTTCATTATTGGCAGAGTAGTCCAATATCATATAGCTGACTCGGTGTATAAAGAAGGAAAAATAGATGTGAAAAAACTGAAGCCCGTTGCTCGGCTAGGTGGAAAAGATTATACGAAGCTAGGTGATCTTTTCTCCTTAGAAAGGCCATGA